One window of Rhodopirellula bahusiensis genomic DNA carries:
- a CDS encoding monovalent cation/H+ antiporter subunit D family protein, translating to MTEHLPILLIVLPLVAAPLCMILHQRTAAYTLALVVSWITFAISIALVAQVSESGVIRYNLGGWAPPYGIEYVVDSLSSFVMMFVSGIGAIVLVYAPKSVDDEIARSKHYLFYATYLLCLTGLLGMCVTGDLFNVFVFLEISSLSSYALISLGQTRRAPLAAFQYLIIGSIGATFILIGIGLLYQMTGTLNMADIAARVPHENGPRTVLVAFGFLVIGLCVKMAVFPLHTWLPNAYTYAPSVVTCFIAATATKVSVYAFIRVIFGIITPSFAFDYLPLDTELTILALIGIFVASTAAIYQANVKRLLAYSSVAQIGYMILGISMATPGGLTAGIVHMFNHALIKGGLFMIVGCFALRLGSVKLDDWKGAGKTMPWTSLGWAIGGLALIGVPVTAGFISKWLLLTAAMEKGMWPVAVLMLFSSLLAVVYVWRVVETLYFSEPTAKVLKAKEAPLGMLIPTYIVLAGTFLFGVWTTYSADMAAAAAAGLLGATP from the coding sequence TTGACGGAACATCTCCCCATTTTATTGATCGTGCTGCCGCTGGTGGCGGCTCCGCTGTGCATGATCCTGCACCAGCGAACTGCCGCCTACACGCTCGCGCTGGTGGTCTCATGGATCACGTTTGCCATCTCAATCGCGTTGGTCGCACAAGTCAGCGAGTCCGGAGTGATCCGGTACAACCTGGGTGGCTGGGCACCGCCATACGGCATCGAATACGTGGTCGATTCGTTGTCGTCCTTTGTGATGATGTTCGTCTCGGGGATCGGTGCCATCGTCTTGGTTTATGCACCGAAATCGGTCGACGACGAGATCGCTCGATCGAAACACTATCTGTTCTACGCAACCTATCTGTTGTGCCTGACCGGATTGTTGGGCATGTGCGTGACGGGTGACCTTTTCAACGTTTTCGTTTTCTTGGAAATCTCATCGCTGTCGTCGTACGCACTGATCAGCCTCGGGCAAACCCGGCGAGCTCCATTGGCTGCGTTCCAGTACCTGATCATCGGTAGCATTGGCGCGACGTTCATCTTGATCGGCATCGGGTTGCTGTACCAAATGACCGGCACGCTCAACATGGCGGACATCGCCGCTCGTGTGCCACACGAAAACGGCCCTCGAACGGTTTTGGTGGCGTTTGGTTTTCTGGTCATCGGATTGTGTGTGAAGATGGCGGTGTTTCCGCTGCACACATGGTTGCCCAACGCCTACACGTACGCACCTTCCGTCGTGACATGCTTCATCGCGGCGACCGCGACCAAGGTTTCGGTCTACGCGTTCATCCGGGTCATCTTTGGGATCATCACTCCCAGTTTCGCGTTCGACTATCTGCCGCTGGACACCGAACTGACCATCCTGGCATTGATTGGCATCTTCGTTGCATCGACAGCGGCCATCTATCAAGCCAACGTCAAGCGCCTGCTCGCCTATTCCAGTGTCGCTCAGATCGGCTACATGATTTTGGGCATCAGCATGGCGACACCGGGTGGACTGACCGCCGGCATCGTTCACATGTTCAACCACGCGTTGATCAAAGGCGGGTTGTTCATGATCGTCGGTTGCTTCGCGTTGCGATTGGGCAGCGTCAAACTCGATGACTGGAAGGGCGCCGGCAAAACGATGCCTTGGACGTCGCTCGGCTGGGCAATCGGGGGACTGGCACTGATTGGTGTTCCGGTCACGGCGGGTTTCATCAGCAAATGGTTGCTTCTTACCGCGGCAATGGAAAAAGGTATGTGGCCGGTCGCTGTGTTGATGCTGTTCAGTTCGTTACTTGCCGTGGTCTACGTTTGGCGTGTGGTTGAAACCCTGTACTTCAGCGAACCAACCGCGAAAGTCCTGAAGGCCAAGGAGGCTCCCCTGGGAATGTTGATCCCAACCTACATCGTCCTAGCTGGAACTTTCTTGTTCGGTGTTTGGACCACCTACTCAGCCGACATGGCCGCGGCCGCGGCCGCGGGATTGCTGGGAGCCACACCATGA
- a CDS encoding sodium:proton antiporter, translating to MSSPALEQAAGLYNYWIVIVLMMTGFYIVLARRNLIKAVIGLNIFQTSVFLLYVTMGKVRGGTAPIIPPEVAAAQAKVMHDAGHGEHSTHALGTVSEEIVGAHTGHAELPGAEIIYSNPLPSVLMLTAIVVGIATTSLALALVVRIREDYGTIEEDRILEIDREDGLPDDDDEDQWIDTETHSLAGSSPDNPTDSESVN from the coding sequence ATGAGCAGTCCAGCTTTGGAACAAGCCGCGGGGCTCTACAACTACTGGATCGTGATCGTCTTGATGATGACCGGGTTCTACATCGTGCTTGCGCGTCGGAACCTGATCAAAGCTGTCATTGGTCTGAACATCTTTCAAACGTCTGTGTTCTTGCTCTACGTGACGATGGGAAAAGTTCGTGGCGGCACCGCTCCGATCATCCCACCTGAAGTCGCCGCGGCTCAGGCCAAAGTGATGCACGATGCGGGGCATGGCGAACATTCGACGCACGCTTTGGGAACTGTTTCCGAAGAGATCGTTGGTGCTCACACCGGGCATGCTGAATTGCCGGGTGCCGAAATCATTTACTCCAATCCATTGCCAAGTGTTTTGATGCTGACGGCGATCGTGGTCGGCATCGCTACCACGTCGCTCGCACTCGCGTTGGTGGTTCGCATTCGCGAAGACTATGGAACGATTGAAGAAGATCGGATTTTGGAAATTGATCGCGAAGATGGATTGCCGGACGACGATGACGAAGACCAATGGATCGACACGGAGACTCATTCGCTGGCGGGGAGTTCGCCTGACAACCCCACCGATTCGGAGTCAGTGAATTGA
- a CDS encoding Na(+)/H(+) antiporter subunit B, whose amino-acid sequence MIKFPIIRVITKLLIPYILLFAFYVQFHGDYGPGGGFQAGVIFAAALILYGLVFGLDAIKRVAPPIVIEKLMAIGVLVYAGTGFATMMLGGNFLDYDVLEHSFNHKYLPGGQHLGIFLVEVGVGITVTSVMTMIFYAFASRSRFV is encoded by the coding sequence ATGATCAAGTTCCCAATCATTCGCGTGATCACCAAGTTGCTGATCCCGTACATCTTGCTGTTCGCCTTCTATGTTCAATTCCATGGTGACTACGGCCCGGGCGGTGGTTTTCAGGCGGGAGTCATCTTTGCCGCAGCGTTGATCCTGTACGGCCTGGTATTCGGCCTTGATGCAATCAAACGCGTTGCTCCTCCAATCGTGATTGAAAAGCTGATGGCGATCGGCGTGTTGGTTTATGCCGGCACCGGCTTTGCCACGATGATGCTGGGCGGCAACTTTTTGGACTACGACGTTTTGGAACATTCCTTCAACCACAAGTACCTGCCCGGTGGACAACACCTGGGGATCTTCTTGGTGGAAGTCGGCGTGGGTATCACGGTGACCTCGGTGATGACGATGATCTTCTACGCCTTCGCCAGCCGGAGTCGATTCGTATGA
- a CDS encoding DUF4040 domain-containing protein gives MNWIVFAILALLALTAVTVARLRQLWAAVMFTGIYSFLSASWMMILDAPDVAFTEAAVGAGISTVLMLSTLALTGEQEQPTKRSPIIPLLVVIVTGGALIYGTLDMPHYGDPNAAVHMHPDPSFVERSLEDMHGLPNVVTALLASYRGYDTLGETTVVLTAGIAVLLILRRDELERPAIASRAKRRKRKASA, from the coding sequence ATGAACTGGATCGTCTTTGCCATCTTGGCGTTGCTGGCACTCACCGCCGTGACAGTCGCACGATTGCGGCAGCTATGGGCCGCGGTGATGTTCACCGGCATCTACAGTTTTCTCAGTGCGTCCTGGATGATGATCCTGGATGCACCCGACGTCGCGTTCACGGAAGCCGCCGTCGGCGCGGGCATCTCAACCGTGTTGATGCTCAGCACGTTGGCGCTGACCGGCGAACAAGAACAACCAACCAAACGTTCGCCCATCATCCCTTTGTTGGTGGTCATCGTCACCGGCGGAGCCCTGATCTACGGCACGTTGGACATGCCTCACTACGGCGATCCCAACGCCGCCGTGCACATGCATCCGGATCCGTCGTTTGTCGAGCGATCACTCGAGGACATGCACGGTCTTCCCAACGTCGTGACGGCGCTACTGGCTTCTTACCGGGGTTACGACACGCTGGGTGAAACGACCGTGGTTTTGACCGCCGGCATCGCCGTGTTGCTGATTCTACGAAGAGATGAATTGGAACGCCCGGCCATCGCGAGCCGCGCTAAACGACGCAAACGGAAGGCCAGCGCATGA
- the mnhG gene encoding monovalent cation/H(+) antiporter subunit G, which translates to MIAFEIASWFFLIAGAFFSIVGGIGIIRLPEFFSRMHGGGITDTMGAGLILIGLLCLAGPTLVAAKLIAILFFLTITSPSSCHALAHSALIHGVKPELDVKQKTNQACNPPTTTRDGDVS; encoded by the coding sequence ATGATCGCGTTTGAAATCGCAAGTTGGTTCTTCCTGATCGCGGGAGCGTTCTTTTCCATCGTGGGAGGAATCGGCATCATCCGATTGCCCGAGTTCTTTTCGCGAATGCACGGCGGCGGCATCACCGACACGATGGGTGCCGGTTTGATCTTGATTGGATTGCTGTGTTTGGCGGGCCCTACGTTGGTCGCGGCGAAGCTGATCGCGATCCTGTTCTTTCTGACCATCACCAGCCCAAGTTCCTGTCACGCATTGGCACACTCGGCGTTGATTCATGGAGTCAAACCGGAACTGGACGTCAAACAAAAAACCAATCAGGCGTGTAACCCACCGACCACTACGCGTGATGGAGACGTCTCCTAA
- a CDS encoding monovalent cation/H+ antiporter complex subunit F, with the protein MIFPTCMMPMMLAVSEAAAHAAKTPSGRGHASSADLHEMLSYSAQAFSLSATHHVMMATSAAVLITMTLALIRAMAGPTVFDRVLALNMFGTKTVLFICVVSFMTARTDFLDLALLYSLMNFIGMVALLRFTQYRSFGEEPA; encoded by the coding sequence GTGATTTTTCCGACTTGCATGATGCCGATGATGCTCGCCGTCAGCGAAGCGGCAGCTCACGCCGCGAAAACGCCGTCGGGACGCGGGCACGCCAGCTCCGCTGACCTGCACGAAATGCTGAGCTATTCGGCGCAAGCGTTCAGCCTGAGCGCGACGCATCACGTGATGATGGCAACTTCCGCTGCAGTCTTGATCACCATGACGCTGGCGTTGATCCGAGCGATGGCGGGACCGACCGTTTTCGATCGCGTTTTGGCGCTCAACATGTTCGGCACCAAAACGGTGCTGTTCATTTGCGTGGTCAGTTTTATGACCGCTCGCACCGACTTTCTGGATCTCGCATTGCTCTACAGCTTGATGAATTTCATCGGCATGGTCGCTTTGTTGCGATTCACCCAATATCGCAGCTTTGGTGAGGAACCCGCCTGA
- a CDS encoding Na+/H+ antiporter subunit E — MRYAFWLTVALVATWLFWSGHFDNPFLLGLGALSVLVSLYVSLRMDIVDEEGAPAQLGIRPFVFYAPWLAKEIVESNLAVAKIILSRKMKLKRNMVTIKSHQKCELGRVILANSITLTPGTVSVQMEGEKILIHGLNLEETEEDMSGEMDERICRLEKSK; from the coding sequence GTGAGATACGCGTTTTGGCTCACCGTCGCACTGGTTGCGACCTGGCTGTTCTGGTCAGGACATTTTGACAACCCGTTCCTTCTTGGACTCGGTGCGTTGTCGGTGCTGGTCAGCCTCTACGTCTCGTTGCGGATGGACATCGTCGACGAAGAAGGTGCTCCGGCGCAACTCGGGATTCGTCCGTTTGTCTTCTACGCACCATGGTTGGCCAAAGAAATCGTTGAAAGCAACTTGGCGGTCGCCAAGATCATTTTGTCTCGCAAGATGAAGCTGAAACGCAACATGGTCACCATCAAATCGCATCAGAAATGCGAACTCGGCCGAGTCATCTTGGCCAATTCGATCACGCTGACCCCCGGTACGGTGTCAGTCCAAATGGAAGGCGAGAAGATCCTGATTCACGGTTTGAATTTGGAAGAAACCGAAGAAGACATGTCCGGCGAAATGGACGAACGCATCTGCCGGCTGGAGAAATCCAAGTGA
- a CDS encoding tetratricopeptide repeat protein, whose product MNESLSIAHLEFEAGQFARAVQFAQYALAQDPDDVAALTLLGMASLCDCEFGEGIDALERAALIRPLSRAIQIELAIAYGSIGRRNLSEELLMSVATSGKVNSSELLRIAAGLEAIDSPRLAMEACRQAGILNPDQPEVHYQMGYYAQQCGHPTEICESLIRHAIDLDPRNVHFRIGLASMLIRLQRKDDAIKVLAAVIPDRLDEVDCQCCLKRIANLFFDCDDVQRARLCASRLKKLSKQSTTAQHSNVA is encoded by the coding sequence ATGAACGAATCTCTCTCCATCGCTCACCTTGAATTCGAAGCGGGCCAGTTTGCTCGTGCCGTCCAGTTCGCTCAGTACGCGTTGGCCCAAGACCCCGATGACGTCGCCGCTCTGACGCTGTTGGGAATGGCCAGTCTTTGCGATTGCGAATTCGGCGAAGGCATTGATGCACTCGAACGTGCGGCCCTCATTCGACCGTTGTCTCGAGCCATTCAAATCGAACTGGCAATCGCGTACGGATCGATTGGCCGACGCAACCTGTCGGAAGAGTTGCTGATGTCGGTTGCGACATCGGGCAAGGTCAACAGTTCGGAACTTCTGCGAATCGCGGCGGGCTTGGAAGCGATCGACTCACCGAGATTGGCAATGGAAGCTTGCCGCCAAGCTGGCATTCTGAATCCGGATCAACCCGAGGTTCACTACCAAATGGGCTACTATGCTCAACAGTGCGGCCACCCCACTGAAATTTGCGAATCATTGATCCGCCATGCGATCGACCTGGATCCTCGCAACGTGCACTTTCGCATCGGGCTGGCTTCGATGCTGATTCGGTTGCAACGCAAGGACGATGCGATCAAGGTTCTCGCCGCGGTCATTCCCGACCGTCTGGACGAAGTGGACTGTCAGTGCTGCCTCAAGCGCATCGCGAACCTGTTTTTCGACTGCGACGATGTCCAACGAGCGCGACTTTGCGCGTCGCGACTCAAAAAGCTGTCGAAACAATCGACCACTGCGCAACACAGCAACGTCGCATAA
- a CDS encoding tetratricopeptide repeat protein — translation MKNISPETLDLAWQAHASSDPDRVIELLAAKDILAQSHGDIEPAVLLGLALHDRSRVIEAADAFEKASLLGPIPDEARITLASCYAQLRRIDLARDLYLELALSRRLEPDLMLKVAGGLSAIDSPQLAMKVCEWITEQDESVAQAYYDMGIYSANCGHALYISEALMRRAIALDSGNFHYRVGLVSLLIQLQCEGEALDIARTFEIAQIQEATCFSCLQRIADLLSRHKQPDLATACQARVKVLRTERTAKSLHLTKPSI, via the coding sequence ATGAAAAACATCTCACCAGAGACACTGGACCTCGCTTGGCAAGCTCACGCCAGCAGCGATCCCGATCGAGTCATTGAACTTCTCGCGGCGAAAGACATTCTGGCTCAGTCGCATGGCGATATCGAACCCGCGGTGTTGCTCGGGTTGGCGCTTCACGATCGTTCCCGAGTCATCGAAGCCGCGGACGCATTCGAAAAAGCCAGCTTGCTAGGGCCGATCCCGGACGAAGCGCGGATCACGCTGGCATCGTGCTATGCACAGCTTCGGCGGATCGACCTGGCTCGCGATTTGTATCTCGAGCTTGCACTCAGTCGACGACTCGAACCTGACTTGATGCTAAAAGTCGCGGGAGGTTTGTCCGCGATTGATTCGCCACAGTTGGCGATGAAGGTGTGCGAATGGATCACCGAGCAAGACGAATCGGTCGCGCAGGCTTACTACGACATGGGCATCTACTCGGCCAACTGTGGTCACGCCCTTTACATCAGCGAAGCGCTCATGCGTCGGGCGATTGCCCTGGACTCCGGCAACTTTCACTATCGAGTCGGGCTGGTCTCGTTGCTGATTCAACTTCAATGCGAAGGCGAAGCACTCGACATCGCTCGCACCTTCGAGATCGCTCAAATCCAAGAAGCAACATGCTTTTCTTGCCTGCAAAGAATCGCGGACTTGCTATCCCGACACAAACAACCCGATCTGGCGACCGCTTGCCAAGCTCGCGTGAAGGTTCTGCGAACCGAACGCACTGCCAAGTCGCTTCACCTCACCAAGCCATCAATTTAG
- a CDS encoding outer membrane protein assembly factor BamB family protein: MAAVTCWLLTGFPLAGAVEAQWPKFQNGGLSSTDTALPTEWSPEQNIAWTADINGYGQSTPIVAHDQIVVTSTSGENKDEYHVQSFAIETGELNWQVDLANPSPFKNSPMVSRAAPSAVATDAGFVAFFEGGVLLAISPAGETQWQRDLVAEHGPINARHGLSASLEADSQRVYSWVERDEAPYVLAVDPTTGETIWKVDGLGATSWGSPRLIPVDGGEQLVCSASGKLAGLDPSTGERLWEFTELSNNTSCTPTFVSEGRFLIGASDGRGETNTGASAASNGLIEISRGEDGSFQASFVWQAEKATCTFGSPVVAGDTAAIVNRTGVLYRLDLETGERVSAKRTDAGGLWATPLVAGGNLYLFGYKGTTSVISLADGKEIAENRCWPEGGDGDKTPGFGGGNVLYAGAPAGDRLLIRRGDKLYAIGAK; the protein is encoded by the coding sequence GTGGCGGCTGTCACGTGTTGGTTGCTAACAGGATTCCCGCTCGCCGGGGCAGTCGAAGCCCAATGGCCTAAGTTTCAAAACGGCGGACTTTCGTCGACCGACACAGCGTTGCCGACCGAGTGGTCACCAGAACAAAACATCGCCTGGACCGCCGACATCAACGGCTACGGTCAGTCGACTCCAATCGTGGCTCACGACCAAATCGTTGTGACATCCACCAGCGGCGAAAACAAAGACGAGTACCACGTGCAATCTTTCGCGATCGAAACCGGCGAACTGAACTGGCAAGTCGACTTAGCCAACCCATCTCCCTTCAAGAACTCTCCGATGGTCAGTCGCGCGGCTCCCAGCGCTGTCGCAACGGACGCTGGCTTTGTCGCTTTCTTCGAGGGCGGCGTGTTGCTGGCAATTTCGCCTGCGGGGGAGACTCAGTGGCAACGCGACTTGGTCGCCGAGCATGGACCGATCAACGCTCGGCATGGATTGTCCGCTTCACTGGAAGCCGACTCCCAGCGAGTCTATTCGTGGGTCGAACGCGACGAAGCCCCGTACGTCCTGGCCGTCGATCCAACGACCGGCGAAACAATCTGGAAGGTCGATGGGTTGGGCGCGACGTCTTGGGGATCGCCGCGATTGATTCCCGTTGACGGTGGTGAGCAACTGGTGTGCAGTGCCAGCGGCAAACTCGCTGGACTGGATCCATCCACCGGCGAGCGTCTGTGGGAATTCACCGAGCTGTCCAACAACACTTCCTGCACACCAACCTTTGTTAGCGAAGGAAGGTTTCTGATTGGAGCATCGGATGGTCGCGGCGAAACGAACACGGGCGCATCGGCGGCTAGCAACGGATTGATCGAAATCAGTCGCGGCGAAGACGGCTCCTTCCAAGCGAGCTTCGTTTGGCAAGCGGAGAAAGCGACCTGCACTTTTGGCAGCCCGGTTGTCGCCGGTGACACCGCCGCGATCGTCAATCGCACCGGAGTTCTTTACCGACTGGATTTGGAAACTGGCGAACGAGTCTCGGCGAAACGGACTGACGCGGGTGGCCTTTGGGCGACACCCTTGGTCGCGGGAGGCAACCTGTACCTATTCGGCTACAAGGGAACGACCAGCGTCATCTCGCTCGCCGATGGCAAAGAGATCGCCGAAAATCGTTGCTGGCCCGAAGGCGGCGACGGGGACAAGACGCCCGGTTTCGGTGGCGGAAACGTGCTGTACGCCGGAGCTCCCGCCGGCGACCGTTTGCTGATCCGACGCGGCGACAAGCTCTACGCGATTGGTGCGAAGTAG
- a CDS encoding AraC family transcriptional regulator: MNPTARPRIALLVEVSRAYGRELLRGISLFARTKGDWSLLHEEMTIDSGVPEWISKTRVDGVIARLDHHSIGPLRELRVPIVDVRCNRKFTGVPQVEADNRQVAQMAFDHLWERGFRRFAFCGFRFATYSDARLVAFRELVEKAGCPFTEYQSPGAPGIALTELERAGVVEQETLVEWLATLKRPTGMFVCNDIRGQQVLNACRFAGIAVPDDVGVIGVDDDDTICSICDPSLSSVRPDAELAGYRASEILHQMLSGWVPDQEVERIPPVSVTERLSTKVVAVEDAELARVCRFIRQTACTGINVGDVVEFTSLSRRQLERRFRDVLGHTPHHQITMTQVERVRQLLTETKMTLEQIAPLAGYSHKESLGAVFKRETGQSPGEFRTEQQKKVKGAGDEMDEVEAN; this comes from the coding sequence GTGAATCCAACCGCTCGACCTCGTATCGCTTTGCTGGTGGAGGTCTCTCGGGCCTACGGTCGTGAGCTGCTTCGTGGGATCTCGCTCTTCGCCAGGACCAAAGGTGATTGGTCTTTGTTGCACGAAGAGATGACGATTGATTCGGGAGTTCCCGAGTGGATCTCAAAAACGCGTGTCGACGGCGTGATTGCGCGATTGGACCATCATTCGATTGGTCCACTCCGCGAGCTGCGCGTCCCGATTGTGGATGTGCGTTGCAATCGAAAGTTCACCGGCGTGCCCCAGGTCGAGGCTGACAATCGGCAAGTCGCTCAGATGGCGTTCGATCATCTTTGGGAGCGAGGGTTTCGACGATTCGCCTTTTGCGGCTTTCGCTTTGCGACTTACTCGGATGCTCGCTTGGTCGCGTTTCGCGAATTGGTTGAGAAGGCGGGCTGTCCGTTCACGGAGTATCAATCACCAGGCGCACCCGGAATCGCGTTGACAGAATTGGAACGCGCCGGCGTGGTCGAGCAAGAAACCTTGGTCGAGTGGTTGGCAACGTTGAAGCGTCCCACCGGAATGTTTGTGTGCAACGACATTCGCGGCCAGCAAGTTTTGAATGCTTGCCGGTTCGCCGGCATCGCGGTCCCTGACGATGTGGGTGTGATCGGAGTGGATGACGACGACACGATCTGTTCGATCTGCGATCCGTCGCTCTCAAGCGTTCGGCCGGACGCGGAGCTCGCGGGTTATCGCGCCTCCGAAATCTTGCACCAGATGTTGTCGGGCTGGGTTCCTGATCAAGAGGTGGAACGCATTCCGCCGGTCTCGGTGACGGAACGATTGTCGACCAAAGTCGTCGCGGTCGAAGATGCGGAGTTGGCTCGCGTTTGCCGGTTCATTCGTCAAACCGCTTGCACGGGAATCAACGTGGGCGATGTGGTCGAATTCACTTCGCTGTCACGCCGGCAGCTTGAACGGCGTTTCCGTGACGTGCTGGGGCACACGCCTCATCACCAGATCACGATGACTCAAGTCGAACGCGTCCGACAATTGCTCACCGAAACCAAGATGACGTTGGAACAAATCGCTCCTCTGGCTGGTTACAGTCACAAGGAGAGCCTTGGTGCTGTCTTCAAACGCGAGACCGGTCAATCGCCGGGTGAGTTCCGAACCGAGCAGCAGAAAAAGGTCAAAGGTGCGGGTGACGAGATGGATGAAGTGGAAGCAAACTGA
- a CDS encoding sulfatase family protein: MVDSNPISAADAIESDRDAKPNILFIFADDWGWGDLSCHGHPYVKTPNIDRLAREGTDFHRFTVASGVCSPSRTAVMTGHFPARHNIDGHFAWVPSNAKRNMPDWLDPSAVTLPRLLQSGGYKTAHFGKWHLSNDMIPDSPTPAEYGYDRYGAFNCSGEQMPVHEDANETIAFIESAHADDQPFFVNLWIHEPHTPFHVIPKYRWRFRELGLSEADEIYAAVLSHADDRIGEVLDALDRLNLTDETLVVFSSDNGPARGSANSKLELSYDTATGAGFGIGAAKGITAGRKGYKASLFEGGINVPFIVRWPGKVAAGQSDESAMMSGVDLLPTFCDVAGVELPADYQPDGVSQVSALKGEANSGRSKPLFWKFASRWPPRANHPHHWASYCVVHDKWKLLTNEDASYVELYDIVADPYEATDLKESQPDAVASLSRQLQEWQATLPDSPSPQLFSKLRSE; this comes from the coding sequence ATGGTGGACTCGAATCCCATTTCGGCTGCCGACGCGATCGAATCCGATCGCGACGCAAAGCCGAACATCTTGTTTATTTTCGCCGATGATTGGGGATGGGGCGACCTTTCGTGCCACGGTCATCCGTACGTTAAGACACCGAACATCGACCGACTCGCTCGCGAAGGCACGGACTTCCATCGATTCACGGTCGCCAGCGGAGTTTGTTCGCCGAGTCGAACGGCGGTGATGACGGGACATTTTCCCGCTCGGCACAACATCGATGGCCACTTCGCTTGGGTGCCCAGCAATGCCAAGCGAAACATGCCCGATTGGTTGGATCCGAGTGCGGTCACACTGCCAAGGTTGTTGCAATCCGGTGGGTACAAGACTGCTCACTTTGGCAAGTGGCATCTCTCCAACGACATGATTCCTGATTCGCCCACGCCGGCGGAATACGGATACGATCGATACGGAGCGTTCAATTGCTCGGGCGAGCAAATGCCTGTGCACGAAGACGCGAATGAAACGATCGCGTTCATCGAATCGGCGCACGCTGATGACCAGCCATTTTTTGTGAACCTTTGGATTCATGAACCGCACACACCGTTTCATGTGATCCCGAAGTACCGTTGGCGTTTTCGTGAGCTTGGGCTGAGCGAAGCCGATGAGATTTACGCCGCTGTGTTGTCTCATGCGGACGATCGGATCGGTGAAGTCTTGGATGCCTTGGACCGATTGAATTTGACGGACGAGACATTGGTTGTCTTCAGTTCCGACAACGGCCCGGCGCGTGGTTCCGCCAATTCCAAGTTGGAACTGAGCTACGACACAGCGACCGGAGCCGGTTTTGGCATCGGAGCGGCGAAAGGTATCACGGCGGGTCGCAAAGGCTACAAGGCGTCGCTGTTCGAAGGCGGCATCAATGTGCCTTTCATTGTTCGTTGGCCAGGAAAGGTGGCCGCGGGACAGAGCGATGAATCGGCGATGATGAGCGGCGTCGATCTGCTGCCAACATTTTGTGATGTCGCCGGTGTCGAGTTGCCTGCGGACTACCAGCCCGATGGAGTCAGCCAGGTCTCTGCGTTAAAAGGCGAAGCAAACTCCGGGCGTTCCAAGCCGCTGTTTTGGAAGTTCGCCTCGCGTTGGCCGCCGCGAGCCAACCATCCGCACCACTGGGCCTCGTACTGCGTGGTGCATGACAAGTGGAAGCTTTTGACGAACGAAGACGCGAGCTACGTCGAGCTCTACGACATCGTGGCCGATCCCTACGAAGCAACCGACTTGAAAGAGTCACAACCGGACGCCGTCGCCAGCTTGTCTCGTCAACTGCAAGAGTGGCAAGCAACCCTGCCAGATTCACCAAGTCCGCAACTTTTTTCCAAGCTCAGAAGCGAGTGA
- a CDS encoding RDD family protein yields the protein MQVDSSLGDGVYFSRQSYPGFIRRTLAMVIDGTILMLAGTAIWMLLLLLFYAMEFSHRPDALYFAIWSAITWLYMTVIKRSWLRTVGYRLAGLQIVDARGSRPSLTRMTFRMLMWIFGPFNFILDMVWLGADSEQQTLRDCYCSTFVVRSTAQPEGTAPLHLTRYFAAGIAPSYPRVVRPVSIIDLPSH from the coding sequence ATGCAGGTTGACAGTTCACTTGGCGACGGCGTTTACTTCTCGCGTCAGTCGTACCCCGGGTTCATCCGCCGCACGCTTGCGATGGTGATTGACGGGACGATTCTGATGCTCGCTGGAACCGCGATTTGGATGCTGCTATTGCTGCTGTTTTATGCCATGGAGTTCAGCCATCGCCCCGACGCGCTGTACTTTGCGATTTGGTCGGCCATCACTTGGCTCTACATGACGGTGATCAAACGCTCCTGGCTCCGCACAGTCGGCTACCGACTGGCAGGACTTCAAATCGTCGACGCTCGCGGGTCCAGACCTTCGCTGACCAGGATGACGTTTCGAATGCTGATGTGGATTTTTGGTCCATTCAATTTCATCCTCGACATGGTTTGGCTGGGCGCTGACTCCGAGCAACAGACTTTGCGAGACTGTTACTGCAGCACATTTGTGGTTCGGTCCACGGCACAGCCCGAAGGCACCGCACCACTCCACTTGACCCGCTACTTCGCCGCCGGAATAGCTCCGTCCTACCCACGCGTTGTGCGGCCAGTGTCAATCATCGACTTGCCGTCGCACTAA